From one Cucurbita pepo subsp. pepo cultivar mu-cu-16 chromosome LG17, ASM280686v2, whole genome shotgun sequence genomic stretch:
- the LOC111779126 gene encoding calvin cycle protein CP12-1, chloroplastic-like — MAAISGTTVAALKAVADSQKPESPVLRFTRLSYKWKRWTAGRISVVGPVAAAPDRISEKVVESIKNAEETCSDDPESGECAAAWDEVEELSAAASHARDRLKDADPLEEFCKDNPETEECRTYED, encoded by the coding sequence ATGGCAGCGATTTCCGGCACGACGGTGGCAGCCTTAAAAGCGGTGGCTGACTCGCAGAAACCCGAATCGCCGGTCCTCCGATTCACCCGGCTCAGCTACAAGTGGAAGCGGTGGACTGCCGGTCGGATTAGTGTAGTTGGACCGGTGGCGGCCGCCCCGGACCGGATATCGGAGAAGGTGGTGGAGAGCATAAAGAACGCGGAGGAGACGTGCTCGGATGATCCAGAGAGTGGGGAGTGTGCGGCGGCGTGGGATGAGGTGGAGGAGCTCAGCGCCGCCGCTAGCCACGCACGTGACCGGCTGAAGGATGCGGACCCACTCGAGGAGTTCTGTAAGGATAATCCCGAGACGGAGGAGTGTCGCACGTACGAGGACTaa
- the LOC111779118 gene encoding probable glutamyl endopeptidase, chloroplastic produces the protein MKTMMRFHKLSRPLSLLPLSLPPFSSISLPSSLSLTTRRRLHSATLSSPSLMASSRLRNLVPLNAIVSEDSGGGGGGGGGGGGGGSNGSVSSSSASVSNEDDVLGVGYRLPPTEIRDIVDAPPLPILSFSPLRDKILFLKRRSLPPISELAKPEEKLAGIRIDGQCNCRSRMSFYTGIGIHQLMPDDSLGPEKLVHGLPDGAKINFISWSPDGRHLSFSVRVDEENGSSGKLRVWVADVETGKARPLFQNTDICVNAVFENFVWVNDSTLLVSTIPSSRGDPPKKPLVPHGPKVQSNEQMNIIQARTFQDLLKDKYDEDLFDYYATTQLVLGSLDGTVKEFGTPAVYTSLDPSPDHKYILISTIHRPYSFIVPCGRFPKKVAVWTTDGKFVRELCDLPLAEDIPIAFNSARKGMRSINWRADKPSTLYWAETQDGGDARIEVSPRDIVYTQSAEPLEGERPEILHKLDLRYGGISWCDDSLALVYESWYKTRKIRTWVISPGSKEDNPRILFDRSSEDVYSDPGSPMLRRTPLGTYVIAKFKKENDESTYVLLNGSGATPEGNIPFIDLFDINTGRKERIWKSDKEKYYESVVALMSDEKEGDLNIDQLKFLTSKESKTENTQYSILRWPDKKASQITNFPHPYPQLASLQKEMIRYERKDGVQLTATLYLPPKYDPANDGPLPCLIWSYPGEFKSKDAAGQVRGSPNEFASIGSTSALLWLARRFAILAGPTIPIIGEGNEEANDRYVEQLVGSAEAAVEEVIRRGVAHPNKIAVGGHSYGAFMTANLLAHAPHLFCCGIARSGAYNRTLTPFGFQNEDRTLWEATNTYVEMSPFISANKIKKPILLIHGEEDNNPGTLPMQSDRFFNALKGHGALCRLVVLPFESHGYSSRESIMHVLWETDRWLEKYCMSNPSDSSQDVGKSKEEGSGAADSEGKVATGSGGGGAERSSPDNDGFYSIRRSLL, from the exons ATGAAGACGATGATGCGCTTTCACAAACTTTCTCGccccctctctctcctccctctctctctccctcctttctcctccatttctctcccttcttctctttctctcacaACCCGCCGCAGATTGCACTCTGCAACACTCTCATCTCCCTCCCTCATGGCCTCGTCTAGGCTCCGGAACCTTGTTCCTCTCAACGCGATCGTCTCCGAGGAcagtggcggcggcggtggtggtggtggcggtggcggtggcggaggCTCCAATGGTTCTGTTTCTTCCTCTTCGGCTTCAGTCTCTAATGAAGATGATG TTCTGGGGGTTGGGTATCGTCTCCCTCCCACTGAAATCAGGGACATTGTTGATGCTCCACCGCTTCCCATATTGTCATTCTCGCCACTTCGGGATAAAATATTGTTCCTCAAGCGAAGGTCTTTACCTCCAATATCAGAGCTTGCAAAACCAGAAGAAAAGCTGGCTGGTATTCGTATTGATGGACAGTGCAATTGCAGAAGTCGAATGTCATTTTACACAGGAATAGGGATTCATCAGTTGATGCCTGATGATTCCTTGGGTCCAGAGAAGCTGGTGCATGGCTTGCCAGATGGTGCTAAgattaatttcatttcctgGTCACCTGATGGCCGTCATTTATCCTTCAGTGTGCGAGTTGATGAGGAAAATGGCAGTAGCGGGAAGCTCAGAGTTTGGGTTGCTGATGTTGAAACTGGGAAAGCTAGACCATTGTTTCAGAATACAGACATATGTGTAAATGCAGTTTTTGAGAATTTTGTTTGGGTAAATGATTCTACTTTGTTAGTTTCTACCATTCCTTCCTCTCGTGGAGATCCACCAAAGAAACCCTTGGTTCCTCATGGTCCAAAAGTTCAATCTAATGAGCAGATGAACATTATTCAAGCCAGAACCTTTCAGGACTTGCTAAAGGACAAATATGATGAAGATTTGTTTGACTACTATGCCACTACCCAACTTGTTTTGGGTTCATTGGATGGCACAGTTAAGGAGTTTGGCACACCAGCTGTATATACATCACTGGACCCTTCCCCTGAtcacaaatatattttgatcAGTACTATTCACAGGCcgtattcttttattgttCCATGTGGAAGATTTCCTAAAAAGGTAGCTGTGTGGACAACTGATGGAAAATTTGTTAGAGAGCTCTGTGATTTGCCTCTTGCTGAGGACATCCCCATTGCATTCAACAGCGCAAGAAAGGGGATGCGTTCCATCAATTGGAGAGCAGATAAGCCATCAACACTTTACTG GGCGGAAACTCAAGATGGTGGAGATGCGAGAATAGAGGTTTCTCCTCGTGATATTGTTTATACGCAATCTGCTGAGCCTCTAGAAGGTGAACGGCCAGAGATATTACACAAACTTGATCTTCGTTATGG AGGAATATCTTGGTGCGATGACTCGCTGGCTCTTGTTTATGAATCTTGGTACAAGACGCGCAAAATACGAACTTGGGTAATCTCTCCTGgatctaaagaggacaatccTCGCATTCTCTTTGATAGGTCATCAGAAGATGTGTATTCAGACCCTGGCTCACCGATGCTGCGGAGAACACCTCTTGGGACATATGTAATTGCGAAGtttaagaaggaaaatgatgaAAGCACATATGTTCTACTGAATGGTAGTGGTGCTACCCCGGAAGGGAACATCccttttattgatttatttgacAT AAACACAGGCAGGAAAGAGAGAATATGGAAGAGCGACAAAGAAAAGTATTATGAGAGTGTTGTGGCGTTAATGTCTGATGAGAAAGAAGGAGATCTAAATATTGATCAACTGAAATTTTTAACTTCCAAGGAATCCAAAACTGAAAACACCCAGTACTCCATACTGAGGTGGCCTGATAAGAAAGCAAgtcaaattacaaattttccTCATCCATATCCCCAGCTGGCATCACTGCAGAAAGAGATGATCAGATACGAGAGAAAAGATGGTGTTCAATTGACAGCCACACTATATCTGCCACCAAAATATGATCCAGCAAACGATGGTCCTCTTCCCTGCTTGATCTGGTCTTACCCTGGTGAGTTCAAAAGCAAAGATGCTGCTGGACAAGTCCGTGGTTCCCCTAATGAGTTTGCTAGTATAGGTTCAACATCTGCTCTTCTTTGGTTGGCTCGCAG GTTTGCTATTTTGGCTGGACCAACAATACCTATCATTGGTGAAGGTAACGAGGAGGCAAATGATAG ATATGTAGAGCAATTGGTTGGTAGTGCAGAGGCTGCTGTTGAGGAGGTCATTAGACGGGGG GTTGCTCATCCTAATAAGATTGCCGTTGGTGGACATTCATACGGTGCGTTTATGACTGCAAACCTTCTGGCTCATGCTCCCCATCTTTTTTGCTGTGGAATTGCTCGCTCCGGTGCCTATAACAGAACACTTACCCCTTTTGGCTTTCAg AATGAGGATAGAACTCTTTGGGAGGCAACCAACACATATGTAGAGATGAGTCCATTTATATCAGCAAATAAAATCAAGAAGCCAATTTTACTCATTCATGGTGAAGAAGACAACAACCCGGGAACTTTACCTATGCAG TCCGATCGATTTTTCAATGCCTTGAAAGGCCATGGAGCATTATGTCGCCTTGTGGTTCTTCCCTTTGAGAGCCACGGCTATTCTTCCAGAGAGAGTATCATGCATGTCCTCTGGGAAACTGATAGATGGCTGGAGAAATACTGTATGTCTAACCCTTCTGATTCAAGTCAAGATGTGGGTAAAAGCAAAGAGGAAGGTAGTGGAGCAGCAGATTCTGAAGGGAAAGTTGCCACTGGTTCTGGGGGTGGTGGTGCCGAGCGCTCAAGTCCTGATAATGATGGATTTTACTCTATTCGAAGATCGTTGTTGTG
- the LOC111779127 gene encoding probable cytochrome c oxidase subunit 5C-3, which produces MAAGKVAHVTLKGPSVVKEILTAMGVALFAGSFWKMHQWNEQRKVRAFYDLLEKGEIGVVVDEE; this is translated from the coding sequence atggcTGCTGGTAAGGTGGCTCATGTCACACTTAAAGGACCAAGTGTCGTCAAGGAGATATTGACAGCAATGGGAGTTGCTTTGTTTGCTGGTAGCTTTTGGAAAATGCATCAATGGAATGAGCAGAGGAAAGTGAGAGCTTTCTACGATCTACTGGAGAAGGGTGAGATCGGTGTCGTTGTCGATGAAGAATAG
- the LOC111779123 gene encoding uncharacterized protein LOC111779123: MAMASREWPRNVSLIFKKLLHLLTVTLLSLSLPLSFLLFCRLARSQYLQAFLSPSTPLSFSFLAYADRVLLLVLISLIAIAAFLDNLLGKSILPARPSGLSAAWIGLCALQVGMALGVDEGLAIGIDASSIGLRRNLWCRLMFFLGLHTAMIHWSKAAVKPVVDDTVFGTPVEESWSERIAMAVSFGGLWWWRLRDEAESPAITAESKMELLIDLTMVDFAGWALYDLIIAIGFVKTSRIFVWFLKFILRERKEESSSQFSQSKRIEVV; this comes from the coding sequence ATGGCTATGGCGTCCCGAGAATGGCCGCGAAACGTCTCTCTTATCTTCAAGAAACTCTTGCATCTTCTCACTGTCACTCTCCTCAGCCTCTCGCTTCcactttcatttcttctcttttgcagGCTCGCTCGTTCTCAGTATCTACAGGCTTTTCTTTCTCCGTCAAcgcctctttctttttccttcctcgCATATGCTGACCGAGTTCTTCTTTTGGTTCTTATTTCTCTCATCGCCATAGCCGCTTTTCTGGATAACTTGCTTGGTAAATCGATTCTTCCGGCGAGACCGTCTGGCCTGAGCGCGGCTTGGATCGGTCTATGTGCGTTGCAGGTCGGTATGGCGTTGGGAGTGGACGAGGGATTGGCGATTGGTATCGACGCTTCGAGCATAGGATTGCGGAGAAATTTGTGGTGCCGGTTGATGTTTTTCTTAGGGTTGCATACGGCGATGATTCATTGGTCGAAGGCGGCGGTGAAGCCGGTGGTGGACGATACCGTTTTCGGAACGCCTGTGGAGGAGAGTTGGAGTGAAAGAATCGCCATGGCGGTGAGCTTTGGGGGATTATGGTGGTGGAGGTTGAGAGATGAAGCTGAATCTCCGGCGATTACTGCGGAAAGCAAGATGGAGCTTCTTATCGACCTAACTATGGTGGATTTCGCCGGTTGGGCTCTCTATGACCTCATTATCGCAATCGGATTCGTTAAAACGTCGAGAATCTTCGTTTGGTTTCTGAAATTTATCCTTCGCGAAAGGAAGGAGGAAAGTTCTTCCCAATTCTCCCAATCCAAACGGATTGAAGTCGTCTGA
- the LOC111779129 gene encoding DNA mismatch repair protein MSH6, which produces MSSSRRTSNGRSPLVNQQRQITSFFTKKSTGDNSTDKTNRDSHFNSSPTSNPSPSINSPSSVQSKRKKTPLVIGGGGGAASSSPGPSPIAHVKEKSYGDGVVGKRIKVYWPLDKSWYEGRVKMFDEKDGKHLVQYDDAEEESLVLGNEKIEWVEESEKKLKRLRRGSSSPMNAAVVEDIEEDLNDGDASDDSRDEDWGKGKNVENEVSDEEDLELVEEDEEDENEDDGVGKSRRKQGGNLESKKRKISNGEKVVGAPKKSKSSGGNLPSGLSSVEPKIKSDRVNILNGMNEIANDALERFNTREAEKFRFLKEDRKDANKRHPGDPDYDPRTLYLPPHFLKNLSDGQRQWWEFKSKHMDKVLFFKMGKFYELFEMDAHVGAKELDLQYMKGEQPHCGFPEKNFSMNVEKLARKGYRVLVIEQTETPEQLERRRKEKGSKDKVVKREICAVVTKGTLTEGEMLSLNPDASYLMAVTEKFHGLESQPAERILGVCVVDVATSRIILGQFGDDAECSALCCLLSELRPVEIIKPSKLLSPETERVLLTHTRNPLVNELVPLLEFWDAEKSVHEVKRLFKGIANRSFPGSSNEESLLNDDVPGEKDGLGYLPDVLSELINARENGSWALSALGGILFYLKQAFLDEALLRFAKFELLPCSGFKDVISKPYMVLDAAALENLEIFENSRNGGSSGTLYSQLNHCVTAFGKRLLKTWLARPLYHVESIKARQGAVASLRGDNLSYSLEFRKALSKLTDMERLLARIFASSEANGRNATNVVLYEDAAKRQLQEFISALRGCELMLQACSSLRVILENVESRRLDCLLTPGEGLPDLQSVLSHFKDAFDWGEANSSGRIIPRESVDVEYDSACKKIKEIQSNLTKHLKEQRKLLGDTSITYVTVGKETHLLEVPESLQGSIPQNYELRSSKKGFFRYWTPNIKKLLAELSLAESEKESSLKSILQRLIGKFCEHHLQWRQLVSAVAELDVLISLAIASDYYEGGACQPLFSKSQCQKEVPRFSAKNLGHPILRSDSLGEGTFVPNDINIGGSSASFILLTGPNMGGKSTLLRQVCLSVVLAQIGADVPAESFELAPVDRIFVRMGAKDQIMSGQSTFLTELSETALMLSSATRNSLVILDELGRGTATSDGQAIAESVLEHFVSKVQCRGVFSTHYHRLALAYCKDPRVSLYHMACRVGEGTGGVEEVTFLYRLTPGTCPKSYGVNVARLAGLPNCVLTEAAAKSREFEATYGITGEESEENLCNHSWIDGTVTLIQKLISLESTLRCNDETEKNGISSLKQLQQQARILVQQG; this is translated from the exons ATGTCCTCATCTCGTCGAACCAGCAATGGCCGATCGCCATTGGTAAACCAACAACGTCAAATCACTTCCTTCTTTACCAAAAAATCCACCGGAGACAACTCTACCGATAAAACTAACCGTGATTCACATTTCAATTCGAGTCCGACTTCAAACCCTAGCCCTAGCATTAATTCTCCTTCTTCTGTACAGTCTAAGCGCAAGAAGACCCCGTTGGTGATCGGCGGCGGGGGCGGCgctgcatcttcttctcccGGTCCTTCTCCTATAGCTCATGTGAAGGAGAAGTCGTACGGGGATGGGGTTGTTGGGAAGAGAATAAAGGTTTATTGGCCGTTGGATAAGAGCTGGTACGAGGGTCGTGTGAAAATGTTCGATGAGAAGGATGGGAAGCATCTGGTGCAGTATGACGATGCGGAGGAGGAGTCACTGGTGTTGGGGAATGAGAAGATCGAGTGGGTTGAGGAAAGTGAGAAGAAGTTAAAACGATTGCGACGGGGTTCTTCATCGCCGATGAATGCGGCGGTGGTAGAAGATATCGAAGAGGATTTGAACGATGGGGACGCCAGCGATGATTCAAGAGATGAAGATTGGGGGAAGGGAAAGAATGTGGAGAATGAGGTGAGTGATGAGGAGGATTTGGAGTTGgtggaggaagatgaagaagatgagaatgaGGACGATGGAGTGGGCAAGTCAAGAAGAAAGCAAGGTGGGAATTTGGAATCCAAGAAGCGTAAGATAAGCAATGGCGAGAAAGTGGTAGGAGCTCCAAAGAAAAGCAAGAGTAGCGGTGGAAACTTGCCTTCTGGGCTTTCTTCAGTGGAGCCTAAGATCAAATCCGATA GGGTGAATATCTTGAAtggaatgaatgaaattgcGAACGATGCCTTAGAAAGGTTCAACACGCGAGAAGCTGAAAAGTTCCGATTTCTAAAGGA AGACAGGAAGGATGCAAACAAAAGACATCCAGGAGATCCTGATTATGATCCAAGAACTTTGTATTTGCCTCCTCATTTCTTGAAGAATTTATCAGATGGTCAG AGACAATGGTGGGAGTTTAAGTCAAAGCACATGGATAAAGTTCTGTTTTTCAAG ATGGGgaaattttatgaactttttgaaATGGATGCACACGTAGGAGCTAAGGAGCTTGATTTGCAATATATGAAG ggaGAACAACCTCACTGTGGCTTCCCTGAGAAGAACTTTTCAATGAATGTGGAGAAGTTGGCAAGGAAG GGTTATCGAGTTCTTGTTATAGAGCAGACAGAAACTCCTGAACAGTTAGAGAGACGACGAAAGGAGAAAGGTTCTAAGGATAAG GTTGTGAAACGGGAAATATGTGCAGTAGTCACAAAAGGAACACTAACTGAGGGTGAGATGCTATCTTTGAATCCTGATGCTTCATATCTCATGGCAGTAACTGAAAAATTCCATGGCTTGGAAAGCCAGCCAGCAGAACGGATTTTAGGGGTTTGTGTGGTTGATGTGGCCACCAGTAGGATTATCCTTGGGCAG TTTGGTGATGATGCGGAGTGCAGTGCTCTGTGCTGTCTTTTGTCCGAGCTTAGGCcagttgaaattattaaacCTTCTAAACTGCTAAGTCCTGAAACGGAGAGGGTGCTACTCACTCATACGAGAAATCCTTTAGTGAATGAGTTAGTTCCATTATTGGAATTCTGGGATGCTGAGAAAAGTGTTCACGAAGTCAAGAGATTGTTTAAGGGCATTGCTAATCGATCATTCCCTGGATCGTCTAATGAAGAAAGTTTACTCAATGATGATGTTCCTGGAGAAAAAGATGGGTTGGGCTACTTGCCAGATGTTTTATCTGAACTAATTAATGCACGTGAAAATGGGTCTTGGGCACTTTCAGCTCTTGGAGGAATCCTTTTCTATTTGAAGCAGGCTTTCCTGGATGAGGCCTTGCTTAGATTTGCGAAGTTTGAATTGCTTCCTTGTTCTGGCTTCAAGGATGTTATTTCAAAACCCTACATGGTTCTTGATGCAGCTGCCTTGGAGAATCTGGAGATCTTTGAGAACAGTAGAAATGGGGGCTCTTCTGG gACGCTCTATTCACAATTGAACCACTGTGTAACTGCATTTGGGAAAAGGTTACTTAAGACATGGCTTGCAAGACCTTTATATCACGTAGAATCAATTAAAGCTAGGCAGGGTGCTGTGGCGAGCCTACGG gGAGATAACTTATCTTATTCTCTTGAGTTTCGGAAAGCATTATCCAAACTCACAGATATGGAGCGTTTACTTGCTCGCATTTTTGCTAGTAG TGAGGCAAATGGGAGGAATGCAACAAATGTGGTTCTATATGAGGATGCGGCAAAAAGACAGCTTCAAGAGTTTATATCTGCTTTGCGTGGTTGTGAGCTCATGCTCCAAGCATGTTCATCGCTTCGTGTCATTTTGGAAAATGTTGAATCAAGACGACTTGATTGCCTATTAACACCTG gTGAAGGTCTTCCTGATCTCCAGTCAGTTCTTAGTCATTTCAAGGATGCTTTTGATTGGGGTGAAGCCAATAGTTCGGGACGTATAATTCCTCGTGAAAGTGTAGACGTGGAGTATGACTCTGCTTGTAAAAAAATCAAGGAGATACAATCTAACTTGACAAAGCATTTAAAGGAACAGAGGAAATTACTTGGGGATACATCA ATCACTTATGTGACAGTAGGAAAAGAGACTCATTTGTTGGAAGTGCCTGAAAGTTTGCAGGGTAGCATTCCTCAGAATTATGAGTTGCGATCATCTAAAAAG GGCTTCTTCCGGTACTGGACTCCTAATATTAAGAAGTTGTTAGCTGAGCTTTCTCTAGCTGAATCTGAGAAGGAGTCCTCGCTGAAAAGCATTTTGCAGAGGTTAATTGGGAAATTCTGTGAACATCATCTCCAGTGGAGGCAATTAGTCTCTGCAGTTGCTG AACTTGATGTTCTGATCAGCCTAGCAATTGCAAGTGATTATTATGAGGGTGGCGCATGTCAACCACTTTTCTCAAAGTCACAGTGTCAAAAGGAAGTGCCACGTTTTTCTGCAAAAAACTTGGGGCATCCTATTCTTAGAAGTGATTCGTTGGGTGAGGGTACATTTGTCCCCAATGACATCAATATTGGTGGCTCGAGTGCCAGCTTCATTCTTCTGACTGGCCCAAACATGGGTGGAAAATCGACTCTTCTTCGGCAAGTTTGTTTGTCCGTCGTTCTGGCTCAG ATAGGTGCAGATGTTCCTGCAGAAAGTTTTGAGTTAGCTCCTGTTGATCGAATATTTGTTCGGATGGGTGCTAAGGATCAGATTATGTCTGGTCAAAGTACATTTTTGACAGAACTATCAGAAACTGCGCTGATGTTG TCATCAGCTACCCGTAATTCATTGGTGATATTGGACGAACTCGGACGTGGGACAGCAACTTCAGATGGACAGGCAATTGC TGAATCAGTTCTCGAACATTTTGTTAGCAAGGTGCAATGCAGGGGAGTATTCTCAACTCATTATCACCGATTAGCCTTGGCTTATTGTAAAGATCCTAGG GTTTCATTGTACCATATGGCATGccgagttggagaggggacTGGGGGCGTAGAAGAAGTTACATTTCTCTATCGTTTGACTCCTGGCACGTGTCCGAAAAGTTATGGAGTGAATGTTGCACGGCTAGCTG GACTCCCAAATTGTGTATTAACCGAGGCTGCGGCTAAATCAAGGGAGTTTGAAGCTACTTATGGTATTACCGGAGAAGAATCTGAAGAAAACTTGTGCAATCATTCATGGATAGATGGTACAGTGACTTTGATTCAAAAGTTGATCAGCCTGGAATCAACCCTGAGATGCAACGATGAAACTGAGAAGAATGGTATCAGTTCCTTGAAACAGCTTCAGCAACAAGCAAGAATACTTGTCCAGCAAGGTTGA